GATCTTTCCAATTCGTTGTTTATTTTTCCTTTCTTCTGGTCGTTAAAAATAGCCATCAATCGATATTTACGGGATCGCTTACGACGGAAATTCCCCCGAGGCATCCCTGGCTACCATGATATGCTTTACCCTCTTGAAGATACGATTGATTGGATCATCAAACAATGTCAGGAATGGTCACAACCTTTCTTTTCCTATTTACACATGATGCCTCCCCATGATCCCTACACCCCTAGGAAGGAATTCGTGAACATTTTCTGGGATGGCTGGCAACCGACCCCAAAGCCGGATCACTTCTTTGCCAATTTCAGTGATCGACAAGACATGCTCAATGAGAAACGTGTCTTCTATGACGAATACATTGCCTACGTCGATGCGGAGTTTGGTCGTCTTCACGATGCGATGGAAAGTAGCGGGTTATACGATAACACCATCGTTGTCTTCACCTCCGACCACGGCGAGATGTTCGAACGAAAGATTTGGAAGCACACCACACCCACACTTTTTCAACCAATCATCCGTGTTCCCTTGTTAATTTCTCTGCCCGGTCAGACGTCACGCCAGGATGTGTACACCGCCACTAGCTGTGTAGACCTACTGCCAACCTTGCTTCATTTGACGGGTCGTACGACGCCCACCTGGACCGAAGGCCAGATTCTCCCGCCATACGCACAGAACCTTCCTCCCGATAGAAGTCTTTTCGTCGTTGAAGCGAAGAGCAACCCCAGAATGCAACCCCTGCGCAAAGCAACAGTAGCGATGATCAAGGGCGATTATAAATTGATCCACTATCGCGGCTACGAAGGTTACGACGGTGTGTACGAGCTTTATAACTTACACGACGATCCGGAAGAATTGGAAAACCTCTACGCGACGCATCCGACGATCGCGTCCGACCTGAAGCAAGAAATGCTTTCAACGATCACGGAAAAGGATGAGCCTTTCACGAAGCAATAATGCGAACAAGATGCCCCATTCGGGTTTGTGATGGCCCCTTGGCAATGCATCGTATGATGCGATAATTCCGATAAAAATCAATGCCTTGTTTGCTGATCCAGTAGTACATTAAATTAAACGGACTAATCGATCGACAATCTCTTCGAGGTATGTCACCAAGAAGGAGGTGCACATGGCAGCCGCAACCGTCGCCGCGTACAACGGAATCAGTGAAACAGAATACAACCGCCGCATCCGCGCCTGGACGCTCTACGATTGGGCAAACTCCGCCTTCGCCACGACGATCCTGGCCGCCGTACTGCCGATCTATTACAGCCAGGTGGCCGGGGCGACACTGCCCAGCCGCGCCGCCGCGACGGCCCTTTGGAGCCTGGGATTATCCATCTCGCTCTTCGTCATCGCCATCCTTTCCCCGATCCTTGGCACCATATCCGACATCAAACGCGGCAAGAAGGGTTTCCTGTCGGTTTTCGCCGGTGCCGGAATCCTCGCTACCGGGCTGATGGTTCTCATTCAAACGGGGGACTGGGTTTTGGCTTCGATTTTGTTCGTATTCGGCCGCCTGGGTTTTACGGGAGCGAACGTCTTCTATGACGCGTTGCTGCCGCACGTGGCCAGAGAGGACGATCGCGATCGAGTTTCTACTCGCGGATACGCACTCGGGTACCTGGGCGGCGGCATCCTCCTGGCGGTAAACGTGGCCATGATTCAGATTCTGCCCGGTACGTTGGGCTCCCGTCTCTCGTTCCTCAGCGTCGCCATCTGGTGGGCCGTTTTCACCATTCCGCTGCTGCGCACCATACCCGAGCCGCCAGCAGCGACCGCCAAACTCGGCCCCGGAGAGAATGTGGTTTCGGCGAGTTTCAAGCGGCTGGGTGGAACCTTCAAGGATATTCGCCGATATCGCCAGCTCTTCAAATTCCTGTTCGCTTTCCTGATCTACAACGACGGCATCGGCACGATCATCGGCGTCGCCGCGATCTACGGCGCCGAACTTGGCTTCGGCACGGTCGAGTTGATCCTCGCCCTGCTGCTGGTGCAGTTCGTGGGCATTCCCTTCAGCTTGATCTTCGGCCGCATCCCCAGCCCTCGCGAAAAACGAAGGGCTTTCTATCTGTCTTTCATCGTCTTCAACATGGTCATGCTGCCGCTCGTCGGCGTTCTTGGCCTGCGACTTCTCCCCGCAGACGTTACGGGGTCGAAGCCACCAGTTTTCGAAGCCACCGCCGCAGCAGCAGGCGAAGGTCTGCACAACGTGGATCATGAAATGATGACCTTCACGGGTACATGGCTCGATGAGCAAGTATCTGCCACCAAGATCAGTGGGGGTGGATTCTTCGAGTTCGTCAACCGCCTGTTCGGCGAGAGCGTCGAAGACGTGACCTACCGGCAGTCCAGCGACGTTGGCGCTCGTCTCGATTTCACATTCAACGGACAGAAGGTCCAATTCACCTACAGCGAAGGTCCGGACCGGGGCATCTGGGAAGTCGAAGTCGACGGCAAACCCTATCTGGACTCGGAAGGGATTCCGCTCAAGATCGATGCGTACGCTTCCACCACGCGCTACGGTGTGCTCTCCGACACCATCGATACCGGCAAAGCCGGAATACATACATTTTCCCTGGTAAACACCCCGGATCGGAATCCGGAAAGCAGCGGAAACACCATCTCGATCGCCGCCTTTGAAGTCATGCCGGCCGCACGCCAACAAAGTCTGCTCATTATTCTTGGGCTGATTCTGGCGCTGCAGATCGTCGG
The nucleotide sequence above comes from Anaerolineales bacterium. Encoded proteins:
- a CDS encoding sulfatase-like hydrolase/transferase translates to ASFLSLITPWIAGSNPINSHKKTDADNPNVLKLVFDTLSALNVSLYGYHRKTMPNLERFAERATVFHNHYSGGNFTTPGTSSILTGTLPWTHRAFSHNATPLDFFTTRNIFSEFGDDKYTRVGFSHNLLVNIILSHLRQDLDLYTLPNEIALVDFNISDNLFKKDYGIAAQSERTHYKNPGDLSNSLFIFPFFWSLKIAINRYLRDRLRRKFPRGIPGYHDMLYPLEDTIDWIIKQCQEWSQPFFSYLHMMPPHDPYTPRKEFVNIFWDGWQPTPKPDHFFANFSDRQDMLNEKRVFYDEYIAYVDAEFGRLHDAMESSGLYDNTIVVFTSDHGEMFERKIWKHTTPTLFQPIIRVPLLISLPGQTSRQDVYTATSCVDLLPTLLHLTGRTTPTWTEGQILPPYAQNLPPDRSLFVVEAKSNPRMQPLRKATVAMIKGDYKLIHYRGYEGYDGVYELYNLHDDPEELENLYATHPTIASDLKQEMLSTITEKDEPFTKQ
- a CDS encoding MFS transporter, producing the protein MAAATVAAYNGISETEYNRRIRAWTLYDWANSAFATTILAAVLPIYYSQVAGATLPSRAAATALWSLGLSISLFVIAILSPILGTISDIKRGKKGFLSVFAGAGILATGLMVLIQTGDWVLASILFVFGRLGFTGANVFYDALLPHVAREDDRDRVSTRGYALGYLGGGILLAVNVAMIQILPGTLGSRLSFLSVAIWWAVFTIPLLRTIPEPPAATAKLGPGENVVSASFKRLGGTFKDIRRYRQLFKFLFAFLIYNDGIGTIIGVAAIYGAELGFGTVELILALLLVQFVGIPFSLIFGRIPSPREKRRAFYLSFIVFNMVMLPLVGVLGLRLLPADVTGSKPPVFEATAAAAGEGLHNVDHEMMTFTGTWLDEQVSATKISGGGFFEFVNRLFGESVEDVTYRQSSDVGARLDFTFNGQKVQFTYSEGPDRGIWEVEVDGKPYLDSEGIPLKIDAYASTTRYGVLSDTIDTGKAGIHTFSLVNTPDRNPESSGNTISIAAFEVMPAARQQSLLIILGLILALQIVGLLFAWLFGGRLFSKLAGKLDTKHSILLALLAYAIIAAWGYFLNSTIEFWFLAWMVATVQGGSQALSRSLYAVMSPAAKSGEFFGLFGVMEKFSAVLGPILFAAAGAAFASSRPAILSLIAFFIIGGWLLTTVDVAEGRKVAQAQDAALLAADKVS